A genome region from Lucilia cuprina isolate Lc7/37 chromosome 3, ASM2204524v1, whole genome shotgun sequence includes the following:
- the LOC111680240 gene encoding 60S ribosomal protein L35 produces the protein MVKVKCSDLRTKDKKELTKQLDELKNELLSLRVAKVTGGAPSKLSKIRVVRKAIARVYIVMHQKQKENLRKVYKNKKYKPLDLRKKKTRAIRKALSPRDANRKTLKEIRKRSIYPQRKFAVKA, from the exons ATG GTTAAAGTCAAGTGCTCAGATTTAAGAACAAAGGACAAAAAGGAGCTCACCAAGCAGCTCGACGAGCTGAAGAATGAGTTGCTTAGCTTGCGCGTTGCTAAGGTAACTGGTGGAGCACCTTCTAAGCtctcaaaaat CCGTGTTGTACGCAAAGCTATTGCCCGTGTTTATATTGTTATGCACCAAAAGCAAAAGGAAAACTTGCGTAAAGTATACAAGAACAAAAAGTATAAGCCATTGGATTTGAGAAAAAAGAAGACTCGCGCCATTCGCAAGGCTTTGTCCCCAAGAGACGCCAACAGAAAGACCTTGAAGGAAATCCGCAAGAGGTCTATTTACCCACAAAGAAAATTCGCTGTTAAAGCATAA